A stretch of Stenotrophomonas indicatrix DNA encodes these proteins:
- a CDS encoding ATP-binding cassette domain-containing protein, with protein MPLITLQNVDFSVGGPLLLEKAELSIEPGERIALIGRNGAGKSTLLKLLSGDHKPDDGEVRVQQGVRVTRLEQEVPHGAAGSVFDVVADGLGELGQWLAEFHHLSHADVFDGEALGNVQAKIDAANGWGLDQRVSETLTKLDLDGDAEFARLSGGMKRRVLLGRALVSSPDLLLLDEPTNHLDIEAIDWLEMFLKNWNGSVVFVTHDRRFLRALATRIVEIDRGQVTSWPGDWANYERRREERLNAQAQENARFDKLLAQEEVWIRQGIKARRTRDEGRVRRLKAMRNERSARRDLSGNVKMEAAQGVSSGKKVIDIKDISFAFGDRTMVRDFSTTILRGDRIGLIGPNGSGKTTLLKLLLGELQPQKGEVNAGTNLQVAYFDQYRAVLREDWSAIENVAEGRDFLEFNGKRKHVHAYLQDFMFTPERARAPITRLSGGERNRLLLAKLFAQPSNLLVMDEPTNDLDVETLELLEELLGEYNGTLLLVSHDRDFIDNVVTSTLVMEGDGVIGEYVGGYSDWQRYAASVAAAPAVAAAKPVVAAPAAAAEPAAPKRKLAYKEARELEQLPKTIEKLEGDVEGLTSAMNDPSFYTRSSAEVTAHTQQLAKVQAELDAAYARWEELEG; from the coding sequence ATGCCTCTGATTACTCTGCAAAACGTCGACTTCAGCGTCGGCGGCCCGCTGTTGCTGGAAAAAGCCGAACTGTCGATCGAGCCGGGCGAACGCATCGCCCTGATCGGCCGCAACGGCGCCGGCAAATCGACCCTGCTCAAGCTGCTGTCCGGCGACCACAAGCCCGATGACGGTGAAGTGCGCGTGCAGCAGGGCGTGCGCGTGACCCGCCTGGAGCAGGAGGTGCCGCATGGCGCCGCTGGCAGCGTGTTCGACGTCGTCGCCGACGGCCTGGGCGAACTGGGCCAATGGCTCGCCGAATTCCATCACCTCAGCCACGCCGACGTGTTCGATGGTGAAGCGCTGGGCAACGTCCAGGCCAAGATCGATGCCGCCAACGGCTGGGGCCTGGACCAGCGGGTCAGCGAGACCCTGACCAAGCTCGACCTCGATGGCGACGCGGAGTTTGCGCGCCTGTCCGGCGGCATGAAGCGCCGCGTGCTGCTCGGCCGCGCGCTGGTCTCCAGCCCCGACCTGCTGCTGCTGGACGAACCGACCAACCACCTCGACATCGAAGCCATCGACTGGCTCGAAATGTTCCTCAAGAACTGGAACGGCAGCGTGGTGTTCGTCACCCATGACCGCCGCTTCCTGCGTGCGCTGGCCACCCGCATCGTCGAGATCGACCGCGGCCAGGTCACCAGCTGGCCGGGCGACTGGGCCAACTACGAGCGCCGTCGCGAAGAACGCCTCAACGCGCAGGCCCAGGAAAACGCACGGTTCGACAAGCTGCTGGCGCAGGAAGAAGTGTGGATCCGCCAAGGCATCAAGGCACGCCGCACCCGCGACGAAGGCCGCGTACGCCGCTTGAAGGCGATGCGCAACGAGCGTTCCGCGCGCCGCGACCTCAGCGGCAACGTCAAGATGGAAGCGGCCCAGGGCGTGAGCTCGGGCAAGAAGGTCATCGACATCAAGGACATTTCGTTCGCCTTCGGCGATCGCACGATGGTCCGCGATTTCTCCACCACCATCCTGCGTGGTGACCGCATCGGCCTGATCGGCCCCAACGGCAGTGGCAAGACCACGCTGTTGAAGCTGCTGCTGGGCGAACTACAGCCGCAGAAGGGTGAGGTCAACGCCGGCACGAATCTGCAGGTCGCGTACTTCGACCAGTACCGTGCAGTGCTGCGCGAAGACTGGAGCGCGATCGAGAACGTGGCCGAAGGCCGCGATTTCCTCGAGTTCAACGGCAAGCGCAAGCACGTGCACGCCTACCTTCAGGACTTCATGTTCACCCCTGAGCGCGCGCGCGCGCCGATCACCCGCCTGTCCGGTGGCGAACGCAACCGCCTGCTGCTGGCCAAGCTGTTCGCGCAGCCGTCCAACCTGCTGGTGATGGACGAACCGACCAACGATCTGGACGTGGAAACCCTGGAGCTGCTGGAAGAGCTGCTGGGCGAATACAACGGCACGTTGCTGCTGGTCAGCCATGATCGTGACTTCATCGACAACGTGGTGACCTCCACGCTGGTGATGGAAGGCGATGGCGTGATCGGCGAGTACGTGGGCGGCTACAGCGACTGGCAGCGTTACGCGGCCAGCGTGGCCGCTGCGCCTGCGGTTGCTGCCGCCAAGCCGGTGGTCGCCGCCCCGGCGGCTGCTGCGGAACCGGCAGCGCCCAAGCGCAAGCTCGCCTACAAGGAAGCGCGTGAGCTGGAACAGTTGCCGAAGACGATCGAAAAGCTGGAAGGCGATGTCGAAGGGCTTACCTCGGCAATGAACGATCCGTCGTTCTACACGCGCAGCAGCGCCGAAGTGACCGCGCACACCCAGCAGCTGGCCAAGGTGCAGGCTGAACTGGATGCCGCGTACGCACGCTGGGAAGAGCTGGAAGGCTGA
- a CDS encoding YeiH family protein, with protein sequence MNAPALSPWSLPALRQRWQLRLPGLLLVGLVAAASLYLAELPWLQAHGLSALTVAIVAGIVVGNTVYPRLAPASAAGVGFSKHWLLRAGIVLYGLRLTFQDIGHVGVAGVLMDVLVVASTFGLACWLGVRVFRMEREAAMLIGAGSAICGAAAVMAAEPVVRGRAAQVTVAVSTVVVFGTLAMFLYPALYALVQSHGWLAMDARQYGLFTGATVHEVAQVVAAGRAVGESAADTAVITKMVRVMLLAPFLIALSLWLARGGKAAADGGKARIVVPWFAFGFVAVAGLNSLHLLPVGVQAGLVQLDTVLLAMAMAALGLTTHVSALRQAGLKPLLLASILFAWLLLGGLAIHQGVLAVLG encoded by the coding sequence ATGAACGCGCCTGCCCTGTCCCCCTGGTCCCTGCCCGCCCTGCGCCAGCGCTGGCAACTACGCCTGCCCGGCCTGCTGCTGGTCGGCCTGGTGGCGGCGGCGTCGCTGTACCTGGCCGAGCTGCCCTGGCTGCAGGCGCATGGCCTGAGTGCGCTGACCGTCGCCATCGTCGCCGGCATCGTGGTCGGCAACACCGTGTACCCGCGACTGGCCCCCGCCAGCGCGGCGGGCGTGGGCTTCTCCAAGCACTGGCTGCTGCGTGCGGGCATCGTGCTGTATGGCCTGCGGCTGACCTTCCAGGACATCGGCCACGTCGGCGTCGCCGGCGTGCTGATGGACGTGCTGGTGGTGGCGAGCACCTTCGGCCTGGCGTGCTGGCTGGGTGTACGGGTGTTCAGGATGGAGCGCGAGGCCGCCATGCTGATCGGTGCCGGCAGCGCGATCTGCGGTGCAGCGGCGGTGATGGCCGCAGAGCCGGTGGTGCGCGGCCGCGCTGCGCAGGTGACGGTGGCGGTATCGACGGTGGTGGTGTTCGGCACGCTGGCCATGTTCCTGTACCCGGCGCTGTATGCGCTGGTGCAGTCGCACGGCTGGCTGGCAATGGACGCGCGGCAGTACGGCCTGTTCACCGGCGCCACCGTGCATGAAGTGGCACAGGTGGTGGCTGCCGGACGTGCGGTGGGCGAGTCAGCCGCCGATACCGCGGTCATCACCAAGATGGTGCGGGTGATGCTGCTGGCACCGTTCCTGATCGCACTGTCGCTGTGGCTGGCCCGTGGTGGCAAGGCGGCGGCGGACGGTGGCAAGGCCCGGATCGTGGTGCCGTGGTTCGCGTTCGGTTTCGTGGCAGTTGCCGGGCTCAACTCGCTGCATCTGCTGCCGGTGGGTGTGCAGGCCGGGCTGGTGCAGCTGGATACCGTGCTGCTGGCCATGGCGATGGCCGCGCTGGGCCTGACCACCCATGTGTCTGCGCTGCGCCAGGCCGGGTTGAAGCCGCTGCTGCTGGCATCGATCCTGTTCGCCTGGTTGCTGCTGGGTGGCCTGGCGATCCACCAGGGTGTGCTGGCGGTGCTGGGCTGA
- the dbpA gene encoding ATP-dependent RNA helicase DbpA produces MTDFSTLPLSPALQPGLDALGYTTLTPIQAQSLPAILDGRDVIAQAPTGSGKTAAFGLGLLQSIDPSLIRVQALVLCPTRELADQVAKQIRKLATGIPNLKLLLLTGGTPLGPQLASLESHDPHVVVGTPGRVQELARKRALNLGAVRTLVLDEADRMLDMGFEEPIREIAGRTHRDRQSLLFSATFPDTIRAMARDLLRDAVEVTVEGADQAPAIRHLFCEVEPAHRQKALAGLLLKYTPESAVVFCNTRKDVDEVANSLQQFGFSALALHGDMEQRDREEVLLRLANRSCNVLVASDVAARGLDVEELAAVINYELPTDVESYQHRVGRTGRAGASGLAISLVAGREKNRADAIEAQRGEPLDWQKTPLATSRPAELPQAAMRTLRIDGGKTDKLRAGDILGALTGDAGLSAKFIGKIAIFPTRSYVAIAREQVNKAVAKLEAGKIKGRRFRVRMM; encoded by the coding sequence ATGACTGATTTCTCGACCCTGCCGCTGAGCCCGGCCCTGCAGCCCGGCCTGGATGCCCTCGGCTACACCACCCTCACGCCGATCCAGGCGCAGAGCCTGCCCGCCATCCTCGATGGCCGCGATGTGATCGCCCAGGCCCCGACCGGCAGCGGCAAGACCGCCGCCTTCGGTCTTGGCCTGCTGCAGTCCATCGACCCCAGCCTGATCCGCGTACAGGCGCTGGTGCTGTGCCCCACCCGCGAGCTGGCCGACCAGGTGGCCAAGCAGATCCGCAAGCTGGCCACCGGCATCCCCAACCTGAAGCTGCTGCTGCTGACCGGCGGCACGCCGCTGGGCCCGCAGCTGGCGTCGCTGGAAAGCCACGACCCGCACGTGGTGGTCGGCACGCCCGGCCGCGTGCAGGAACTGGCGCGCAAGCGCGCACTGAATCTGGGCGCCGTGCGCACGCTGGTGCTGGATGAAGCCGACCGCATGCTCGATATGGGCTTCGAGGAACCGATCCGTGAGATCGCCGGCCGTACCCACCGCGATCGCCAGAGCCTGCTGTTCTCGGCAACCTTCCCCGACACCATCCGCGCCATGGCCCGCGACCTGCTGCGCGATGCCGTGGAAGTGACTGTGGAAGGCGCCGACCAGGCCCCGGCCATCCGCCACCTGTTCTGCGAAGTCGAACCGGCACACCGGCAGAAGGCACTGGCCGGCCTGCTGCTGAAGTACACACCCGAATCGGCCGTGGTGTTCTGCAACACCCGCAAGGACGTGGACGAAGTGGCCAACTCGCTGCAGCAGTTCGGCTTCTCCGCGCTCGCCCTGCATGGCGACATGGAACAGCGCGACCGCGAGGAAGTGCTGCTGCGCCTGGCCAACCGCAGCTGCAACGTGCTGGTTGCCAGCGACGTCGCCGCACGCGGGCTGGATGTGGAAGAACTGGCCGCGGTGATCAACTACGAGCTGCCGACCGACGTCGAGAGCTACCAGCACCGTGTCGGCCGTACCGGTCGTGCCGGCGCCAGTGGCTTGGCGATCAGTCTGGTGGCGGGCCGCGAAAAGAACCGCGCCGACGCCATCGAAGCACAGCGCGGCGAGCCGCTGGATTGGCAGAAGACGCCGCTGGCGACGTCGCGCCCGGCCGAGCTGCCGCAGGCGGCGATGCGCACCCTGCGCATCGATGGCGGCAAGACCGACAAGCTGCGCGCAGGCGACATCCTCGGCGCCCTCACCGGCGATGCCGGCCTGTCGGCCAAGTTCATCGGCAAGATCGCGATCTTCCCGACCCGTTCCTACGTGGCGATCGCCCGCGAGCAGGTCAACAAGGCGGTGGCGAAGCTGGAAGCGGGCAAGATCAAGGGCCGCCGTTTCCGCGTGCGGATGATGTAA
- a CDS encoding LysR family transcriptional regulator — MRLTLRQLQVFVAIADQGSTTAAGQAIALSQSASSAALQELEAHFGTPLFDRIGRRLALNGHGRALLEPARALLVNAADLERQLAAGGDPSQGAPLRLVLAASTTIGNYLLPPRIAELLRQAPQAEVDLRIDNSAGVVAAVQRLDVDAGLIEGPCHERGLQVTAWQQDPLVIVAAADAPPRWSLDELRAARWLLREPGSGTREAVEQALLPHLRGFAQTLQLGNTEAIKQAAIAGLGLACLSRHALQEPLALGRLRVLETPLPILQRTLWLVRHPGKQWLPGLQALLGEVQ, encoded by the coding sequence ATGCGCCTGACGCTCCGCCAGCTGCAGGTCTTCGTTGCCATCGCCGACCAGGGCAGCACCACCGCCGCAGGCCAGGCCATCGCGCTTTCCCAGTCCGCCAGCAGCGCGGCCCTGCAGGAGCTGGAAGCGCACTTCGGCACGCCGCTGTTCGACCGCATCGGCCGTCGCCTGGCGTTGAACGGCCACGGCCGGGCCTTGCTGGAGCCGGCGCGCGCGCTGTTGGTCAATGCCGCCGATCTGGAGCGGCAATTGGCGGCGGGCGGTGACCCGTCCCAAGGCGCGCCGCTGCGGCTGGTGTTGGCGGCCAGCACCACCATCGGCAACTACCTGCTGCCGCCGCGTATCGCCGAGCTGCTGCGGCAGGCACCGCAGGCCGAGGTCGATCTGCGCATCGACAACAGCGCAGGCGTGGTGGCGGCCGTTCAACGGCTGGACGTGGATGCAGGACTGATCGAAGGCCCATGCCACGAACGCGGGCTGCAGGTGACCGCCTGGCAGCAGGACCCGCTGGTGATTGTGGCGGCTGCGGATGCGCCCCCGCGCTGGTCCCTGGATGAACTGCGCGCAGCGCGCTGGCTGTTGCGCGAACCCGGCTCAGGTACCCGCGAGGCTGTCGAACAGGCATTGCTGCCGCATCTGCGCGGCTTCGCCCAGACCCTGCAGCTGGGCAATACCGAAGCCATCAAGCAAGCCGCCATCGCCGGCCTCGGCCTGGCCTGCCTCTCGCGCCACGCCCTGCAAGAACCCTTGGCCCTCGGCCGCCTGCGCGTGCTCGAGACCCCGCTTCCTATCCTGCAGCGCACCCTCTGGCTGGTACGCCACCCCGGCAAGCAGTGGTTGCCGGGTTTGCAGGCGTTGCTGGGGGAAGTGCAGTAG
- a CDS encoding adenine phosphoribosyltransferase produces the protein MTDATVAVPAWASRLRDIADFPKPGILFKDIMPLLAHSEDFRGAIVAMADRWRDQKLDAVVGIESRGFILGAAMALELGVGFVPVRKPGKLPGKVLREEYTLEYRSDCIEVHADALPAGARVAIIDDVLATGGTLVAALSLVRRLGVDVVGAGVLVELDGLGGRGRWEADLPLHTELVF, from the coding sequence ATGACCGACGCCACCGTGGCCGTCCCCGCCTGGGCCTCACGCCTGCGCGACATCGCTGATTTCCCGAAGCCGGGCATCCTGTTCAAGGACATCATGCCGCTGCTCGCTCACAGCGAGGACTTCCGTGGCGCGATCGTGGCGATGGCCGATCGCTGGCGCGATCAGAAGCTGGACGCGGTGGTCGGCATCGAATCGCGCGGCTTCATCCTCGGTGCGGCCATGGCGCTGGAACTGGGCGTGGGCTTCGTGCCGGTGCGCAAGCCGGGCAAGCTGCCGGGCAAGGTGCTGCGCGAGGAATACACGCTGGAATACCGCAGCGACTGCATTGAAGTGCATGCCGACGCGCTGCCCGCCGGTGCGCGTGTGGCGATCATCGACGACGTGCTGGCAACCGGCGGTACGCTGGTTGCTGCGTTGTCGCTGGTGCGCCGCCTGGGCGTGGACGTGGTCGGCGCCGGCGTGCTGGTCGAACTGGATGGCCTGGGCGGCCGTGGCCGCTGGGAAGCGGATCTGCCGCTGCACACCGAACTGGTGTTCTGA
- a CDS encoding membrane-bound PQQ-dependent dehydrogenase, glucose/quinate/shikimate family: MDETTRVPALCRVLVVLLGILVTLFGLALLVGGVRLVQLGGSWYFLLMGAVSAVAGVLLAMRRPNGALLYGLAFLATLLWALVDAGWNFWPLVSRLVMPAVLALLVALAWPVLRRSRGQVAGRGAYGVAAVLLVGLLGTAVSAFQPRPVQTAQGTTPPVVPVAKGAEQRDWMHWGNTTAGTRFAALDQITPANVKELQVAWTARTGDVPESNGFGAEDQNTPLQIGDTLFLCTPHNQVIAIDADSGKQRWAFDPKATAPNWQRCRGLGYFDATTAPSAADAAAPAPAPLPAAETASTGPALCEKRILMTSIDARLFALDAKTGALCPDFGSNGVVDLKAGMGEIKPGFYTLTAAPLVAGELIVVGGRVADNIEVGEPSGVVRAYNVRTGALAWVWDLSRETPDVPLDPSTHYTRATPNVWTSMAYDPQLGLVYLPTGNTTPDQWAGERTPQDDKYSSAVVALDVATGKERWVYQTVHHDLWDYDLPAQPTLTDVPDGKGGTLPALLQITKAGQIFMLNRQTGVPISEVRNIPAPQGNAQGERYAATQPLSVGLPQIGAQTLTESDMWGATPIDQMLCRIQFKQFRYDGMYTPPGEDLALQWPGSLGGMNWGSASVDPTTGYLFVNDMRLGLWTKLIPRAQMTSGDGGVEMGAASQTGTPYGSLRDRFLSKLGIPCQKPPFGTMSAINLATRQLVWQVPVGTVKDTGPMGIKMGLPIPIGMPTLGGSLATQSGLLFFAGTQDYYLRAYDSRTGEEVWKARMPVGSQGTPMTYVSPKTGRQYVVISAGGARQSPDRGDYVIAYALPERK; encoded by the coding sequence GTGGACGAGACGACGAGAGTTCCGGCCCTGTGCCGTGTGCTGGTGGTCCTGCTCGGCATCCTGGTGACCCTGTTCGGCCTGGCTCTGCTGGTCGGCGGTGTACGCCTGGTGCAGCTGGGGGGCAGTTGGTATTTCCTGCTGATGGGTGCGGTGTCGGCGGTAGCCGGCGTACTGCTGGCGATGCGCCGGCCGAACGGTGCGCTGCTGTACGGCCTGGCCTTCCTGGCCACGCTGCTGTGGGCACTGGTGGATGCCGGCTGGAATTTCTGGCCGCTGGTGTCGCGGCTGGTGATGCCGGCGGTGCTGGCCCTGCTGGTCGCCCTGGCTTGGCCGGTGCTGCGCCGCAGCCGAGGCCAGGTTGCCGGCCGCGGCGCCTATGGCGTGGCCGCCGTGCTGCTGGTTGGCCTGCTGGGCACTGCGGTGTCGGCGTTCCAGCCGCGCCCGGTACAGACCGCGCAGGGCACCACGCCGCCGGTGGTGCCGGTGGCCAAGGGCGCTGAACAGCGCGACTGGATGCACTGGGGCAACACCACCGCCGGCACCCGCTTTGCCGCGCTGGACCAGATCACCCCGGCCAACGTGAAGGAACTGCAGGTTGCCTGGACGGCGCGCACCGGCGATGTGCCGGAAAGCAACGGTTTCGGTGCCGAGGACCAGAACACCCCGCTGCAGATCGGCGACACCCTGTTCCTGTGCACCCCGCACAACCAGGTGATCGCCATCGATGCCGATTCCGGCAAGCAGCGCTGGGCCTTCGACCCCAAGGCCACCGCGCCGAACTGGCAACGCTGCCGCGGTCTGGGCTATTTCGACGCAACCACGGCACCGTCTGCGGCAGATGCAGCCGCTCCGGCACCTGCGCCGCTGCCGGCCGCCGAAACGGCCAGCACGGGCCCGGCGCTGTGCGAGAAGCGCATCCTGATGACCTCCATCGATGCGCGCTTGTTCGCGCTGGATGCGAAGACCGGCGCGCTGTGCCCGGACTTCGGCAGCAACGGCGTGGTCGACCTGAAGGCCGGCATGGGCGAGATCAAGCCGGGCTTCTACACGCTCACCGCCGCACCGTTGGTGGCGGGCGAACTTATCGTGGTCGGTGGCCGTGTGGCCGACAACATCGAAGTGGGTGAGCCGTCCGGCGTGGTGCGTGCCTACAACGTGCGCACCGGCGCACTGGCCTGGGTCTGGGATCTTTCCAGGGAAACCCCGGACGTGCCGCTGGATCCGTCGACCCACTACACGCGCGCCACGCCGAACGTGTGGACCTCGATGGCCTACGACCCGCAGCTGGGCCTGGTCTACCTGCCCACCGGCAACACCACCCCGGACCAGTGGGCCGGCGAGCGCACCCCGCAGGATGACAAGTACAGTTCGGCGGTGGTTGCGCTGGACGTGGCCACCGGCAAGGAGCGCTGGGTCTACCAGACCGTGCACCACGATCTGTGGGACTACGACCTGCCCGCGCAGCCGACCCTGACCGACGTGCCCGACGGCAAGGGCGGCACGCTGCCGGCCCTGCTGCAGATCACCAAGGCCGGGCAGATCTTCATGCTCAATCGCCAGACCGGCGTGCCGATCAGCGAAGTGCGCAACATCCCCGCGCCGCAGGGCAATGCGCAGGGCGAACGCTATGCCGCCACCCAGCCGCTGTCGGTTGGCCTGCCGCAGATCGGCGCGCAGACGCTGACCGAGTCGGACATGTGGGGCGCCACCCCGATCGACCAGATGCTGTGCCGCATCCAGTTCAAGCAGTTCCGCTACGACGGCATGTACACGCCGCCGGGCGAAGACCTCGCGCTGCAATGGCCCGGTTCGCTGGGTGGCATGAACTGGGGCAGCGCCTCGGTCGACCCCACCACCGGCTACCTGTTCGTCAATGACATGCGCCTGGGCCTGTGGACCAAGCTGATCCCGCGCGCGCAGATGACCAGCGGCGACGGTGGCGTGGAAATGGGAGCGGCCTCGCAGACCGGTACGCCGTACGGCTCGCTGCGCGACCGCTTCCTGTCCAAGCTGGGCATTCCCTGCCAGAAACCGCCGTTCGGCACCATGTCGGCAATCAACCTGGCGACCCGCCAGCTGGTCTGGCAGGTGCCGGTGGGCACGGTGAAGGACACCGGGCCGATGGGCATCAAGATGGGCCTGCCGATTCCGATCGGCATGCCGACCCTGGGCGGTTCGCTGGCCACGCAGTCGGGCCTGCTGTTCTTCGCTGGTACGCAGGATTACTACCTTCGCGCCTATGACAGCCGCACCGGCGAGGAAGTGTGGAAGGCCCGCATGCCGGTTGGCAGCCAAGGCACGCCGATGACCTACGTCTCGCCGAAGACCGGTCGCCAGTACGTGGTGATTTCCGCCGGTGGCGCACGCCAGTCACCGGACCGTGGCGACTACGTGATCGCCTACGCGCTGCCCGAGCGCAAGTGA
- a CDS encoding IclR family transcriptional regulator domain-containing protein has translation MPAVPPSRRPKRPPAPPQDRGLAHELMQQIQDNQGDPDFMTSLGRGLAVLSVFSQHPREVTMSQISSDTGISRAAVRRVLYTLEKLGYVGEQGRGFVLLPRVLGMGGAYVASSSMTAAAQPVLDALRDAVHESCSLGVLDGDDILYVARAETVRIMSIGLRAGSRLPAYCTSMGRVLLASLPRDTLEGYLERNPLRPRTERTVTRMDDFLDLLEKVRREGASLVDQELEIGLRSIAVPVRSRSGDVVAALNIGTQAGRIGLGVMQTQLLPRLREAAQRLGTLLN, from the coding sequence ATGCCTGCCGTTCCTCCCAGCCGTCGACCCAAGCGCCCCCCTGCCCCACCGCAGGATCGTGGCCTGGCCCATGAGCTGATGCAGCAGATCCAGGACAACCAGGGCGATCCGGACTTCATGACGTCGCTCGGCCGCGGCCTGGCCGTGCTGAGCGTGTTCTCGCAGCACCCGCGCGAAGTGACGATGTCACAGATCAGCAGCGATACCGGCATTTCCCGCGCAGCGGTACGGCGCGTGCTGTACACGCTGGAAAAGCTCGGCTACGTGGGTGAACAGGGCCGCGGCTTCGTGCTGCTGCCGCGCGTGCTGGGCATGGGCGGCGCCTATGTCGCGTCGTCGTCGATGACCGCTGCTGCACAACCGGTGCTGGATGCCCTGCGCGATGCCGTGCACGAATCCTGCTCGCTGGGCGTGCTCGATGGCGATGACATCCTGTACGTGGCGCGCGCGGAAACCGTACGCATCATGTCGATCGGCCTGCGCGCAGGCAGCCGCCTGCCGGCCTACTGCACCTCGATGGGCCGCGTGCTGCTGGCCTCGTTGCCGCGCGACACGCTGGAAGGCTACCTGGAACGCAACCCGCTGCGGCCGCGCACTGAACGCACGGTCACCCGCATGGATGACTTCCTCGACCTGCTGGAAAAGGTGCGCCGCGAAGGCGCGTCGCTGGTCGACCAGGAACTGGAGATCGGCCTGCGCTCGATCGCCGTGCCAGTGCGTTCGCGCAGCGGCGATGTCGTGGCCGCGCTGAACATCGGCACCCAGGCGGGCCGTATCGGCCTGGGCGTGATGCAGACCCAGCTGTTGCCGCGCCTGCGCGAGGCCGCACAGCGGCTGGGCACGTTGTTGAATTGA